The Anaerolineales bacterium region CATGCACGCTCTTCACAGTACACCTGAGACTCTGTATCTCTCCGAAATAGCGGGGAAGATCTTAGGCATCATGTCGCTGGTCGGAGCGGGAATTTTGATCATTCGCCGGCTATCTTTTTCAAAAATCCGCGCCGTAACCTCACCTGTGGACTGGGTTATATTGTTTCTGTTATTTGCGCAGGTGTTCTTTGGGCTTGTCCTCGCCTTTGCGTACCGCTGGGGCGCTGTATGGTTCATTCACACCGCGACACCGTGGATGGTATCGCTGGCTGTGTTCCAACCTGCGCCGCAATTTGTCACAGCCTTACCGTTAGCGCATAAAGTCCATTTTCTCACCGGCTTCCTATTGTTTGCGCTCATGCCGTTCAGCAGGTTAGTGCATATCGCGACCTTCCCATTCTCGTACGCGTGGCGGCGTTTCCAATTGGTGATCTGGACTCGGCGAAAAGTTGCATAAGGATTATTTGAACCGCAAAGCCCGCGAAGAATGCAAAGGAAAC contains the following coding sequences:
- the narI gene encoding respiratory nitrate reductase subunit gamma is translated as MLEIMLFVVFPYVALAVGIVGTIYRYLTNQYSFTTLSSQFLENELQFWGSTLWHYGILPTTFIHLAGFTIPRVMHALHSTPETLYLSEIAGKILGIMSLVGAGILIIRRLSFSKIRAVTSPVDWVILFLLFAQVFFGLVLAFAYRWGAVWFIHTATPWMVSLAVFQPAPQFVTALPLAHKVHFLTGFLLFALMPFSRLVHIATFPFSYAWRRFQLVIWTRRKVA